A portion of the Vanessa atalanta chromosome 14, ilVanAtal1.2, whole genome shotgun sequence genome contains these proteins:
- the LOC125068672 gene encoding poly(A) RNA polymerase, mitochondrial-like, with protein sequence MSVLLQTSKCIFRKPFNNTFCKYVFLRKNSDVPKKFITFDEVVAQRRAEAMRSVVVQVNSDSSFNELYGYCSKYASIKDIHHYKNTGGEHFMVIEFASEDNLKDVLKSCSSHNKDHDVISVQSPFLWFRAAVGNKEKFADTGKKLAVKNGTEICNEDVLLEDILNCETVSDQIQLLYERTTLNDLSIRLRYIVARQLEMIFNSLYTNVKIQPFGSSVNGFGRMGCDLDLVLINSITEEMGAASRRLVFQEKRSARQLELAGALLELRVAGVARLTRILNARVPIVKYAHEYAGLHCDLCYNNSAAVHMSELLWQLGELCARSRALAVLVRRWAAATGLTQPHPGRWLTNFPLTLMVLFFLQRTGLLPSLNRLVSEAGKEDIRIAEENVNCTFLRDLNKLPADSYEQNDDDLQTLLFKFFEFYSQFDFQEKAISINEGKPIRKPNSLPLYIVNPLEQSLNVSRNVSYEECERLRLEVRNAAWHLESCLDGKKSDDWGILGLIEKKSSRGLKKLLRVGNSHRLVSMKDLFTDNDNEPSVEGIRSKMQKFVKTDKEVDTSVKEMKSEMSKEQKSGKIKFKNNQTASAVYRIRRDKII encoded by the exons atgtctgTGTTATTACAGacaagtaaatgtatttttagaaaaccgtttaataatacattttgtaaatatgtattccTTAGAAAAAACTCCG ATGTCCCTAAAAAGTTTATAACGTTTGATGAAGTAGTCGCTCAAAGAAGAGCGGAAGCAATGCGTAGTGTTGTCGTTCAGGTTAATTCCGATTCATCCTTCAATGAACTCTACGGCTACTGCTCTAAATATGCGTCAATAAAAGACATTCATCATTACAAAAATACCGGAGGAGAG caTTTTATGGTTATTGAATTTGCTTCAGAAGACAATCTTAAAGATGTGTTGAAATCTTGTAGTTCCCATAACAAAGACCATGACGTTATATCAGTGCAATCACCTTTTCTTTGGTTCAGAGCCGCTGTgggtaataaagaaaaatttgcAGACACTGGGAAAAAGCTCGCTGTAAAGAATGGAACTGAGATTTGTAATGAGGATGTGTTATTGGAGGATATATTAAATTGTGAAACTGTATCAGATCAAATACAGTTACTGTATGAAAGGACAACATTAAATGACTTGAGCATAAGACTCCGATATATTGTTGCAAGACAG TTGGAGATGATATTCAACAGCCTCTACACAAATGTCAAAATTCAGCCCTTCGGTTCCTCTGTCAATGGCTTCGGAAGGATGGGCTGCGACCTGGACCTCGTCCTGATCAACTCAATAACGGAGGAAATG GGCGCGGCGTCGCGGCGCCTGGTGTTCCAGGAGAAGCGCAGCGCGCGGCAGCTGGAGCTGGCGGGCGCGCTGCTGGAGCTGCGCGTGGCGGGCGTGGCGCGCCTCACGCGCATCCTCAACGCGCGTGTGCCCATCGTGAAGTACGCGCACGAGTACGCGGGCCTGCACTGCGACCTGTGCTACAACAACTCGGCCGCCGTGCACATGTCAGAGCTGCTGTGGCAGCTGGGCGAGCTGTGCGCGCGCTCGCGGGCGCTGGCGGTGCTGGTGCGGCGCTGGGCGGCGGCCACCGGCCTCACGCAGCCGCACCCGGGCCGCTGGCTCACCAATTTCCCGCTGACGCTCATGGTGCTGTTTTTCCTGCAGCGCACCGGCCTGCTGCCCTCGCTGAACCGACTCGTCAGTGAGGCGG GGAAAGAAGACATTCGAATAGCCGAGGAGAATGTCAACTGCACGTTCCTACGCGATCTGAACAAACTGCCCGCGGATTCGTACGAACAGAACGACGACGATCTGCAGACATTACTGTTCAAATTCTTTGAATTCTACTCGCAATTCGACTTCCAGGAGAAAGCGATTTCGATCAACGAGGGTAAACCTATCAGGAAGCCTAACTCCCTCCCTCTGTACATAGTAAATCCCTTGGAGCAATCGTTGAACGTCAGCAGGAACGTCAGCTACGAGGAGTGCGAGAGGTTACGCCTGGAAGTGAGGAACGCAGCCTGGCACCTGGAGTCCTGCCTCGACGGCAAGAAATCAGACGACTGGGGCATTCTAGGACTCATAGAGAAGAAGTCCTCTAGAGGTTTGAAGAAGTTATTGCGCGTAGGGAATTCTCATAGGTTAGTATCCATGAAAGACTTATTCACTGATAATGATAACGAGCCTTCGGTGGAAGGCATACGATCGAAAATGCAAAAATTCGTCAAGACTGATAAAGAGGTGGACACGAGTGTGAAAGAGATGAAGAGTGAAATGAGTAAGGAACAAAAGAGTGGGaagataaagtttaaaaataatcaaactgCAAGTGCGGTGTACAGAATAAGaagagataaaataatttga
- the LOC125069016 gene encoding uncharacterized protein LOC125069016, translating to MDGSNNKRSKAYGRVMPRVYNVLGHQSRPNLKTNSNVTRHENSSSLLNGAKPSSSNFFSGSYRELPFVLQDYEPETPPNKPRRLKYVAKPKKTLKSLDTAKSPIMNKKLRQISDKVPCISVRNSAPCVTQPDQVSWSDYHVRQCYSSRSHTRLKDIKDEIEAFQKGQKLKQFRSNLYKKCGVVLDDAGAVAEDKAVQVEEPDNTLGDIRYGDLIINYEL from the exons ATGGATGGCTCTAATAATAAACGTAGTAAAGCTTATGGTAGAGTAATGCCACGAGTGTATAATGTCCTCGGACACCAGTCGCGTCCAAATTTAAAGACGAATTCGAATGTTACGCGCCACGAAAACTCATCATCTTTGCTTAATGGCGCGAAACCAAGttcttcaaattttttttcGGGTTCTTATAGGGAATTGCCTTTCGTACTACAGGATTATGAACCTGAGACGCCTCCTAATAAACCTCGCAGGTTAAAATATGTCGCGAaaccaaaaaaaacattaaaatcattAGATACAGCTAAATCACCTATCATGAATAAAAAGTTACGCCAGATTAGTGATAAAGTGCCTTGCATAAGTGTTCGGAACTCAGCTCCATGTGTAACACAACCTGACCAGGTCAGCTGGTCAGATTATCACGTTCGTCAGTGTTATTCCAGCAGGTCACATACAAGACTAAAAGATATCAAG GATGAAATAGAAGCATTTCAAAAAGGTCAGAAGTTAAAGCAGTTTCGCAGCAACCTCTACAAGAAATGTGGTGTTGTTTTAGATGATGCGGGTGCGGTGGCTGAAGACAAGGCTGTCCAGGTCGAAGAGCCGG ATAATACATTAGGAGATATAAGGTATGGGGATCTTATTATTAACtatgaattgtaa
- the LOC125068727 gene encoding ribosome-recycling factor, mitochondrial, with translation MGTRLLSKIIVPIFFNTRILPNLTRESKKVVYTGTNCTITRNYAKGKDRGKDKKDKSKIEINPTMMSELVAVDKLKGRCQNAIEKMKEDFAKNLSLRSTTGAIDTLPIKYDGKDYELQELAQIVRKNPKTLVINFSSFPQVIPDVLKAIHNSGLNLNPQQDGTTLYVPVPKVTKEHREVLAKSAKSLYIKCRDAVKDIQNDYIKKNKKQTTVSEDLIFSVNKQITALCDEYLVEAKKIYETKHNELLGK, from the coding sequence ATGGGCACACGATTATTGAGTAAAATCATtgttccaatattttttaacacaagAATATTACCTAACCTTACACGAGAGAGCAAAAAAGTTGTTTACACCGGAACAAATTGTACAATCACAAGAAACTATGCTAAAGGAAAGGATAGAGGAAAAGACAAGaaagataaaagtaaaattgagATAAATCCTACGATGATGTCAGAATTAGTAGCTGTTGATAAACTAAAAGGTAGATGTCAAAATGCTATTGAGAAAATGAAGGAGGATTTTGCAAAAAACCTTTCTCTGAGGTCAACGACAGGAGCCATAGATACATTGCCAATTAAGTATGATGGTAAAGACTACGAACTTCAAGAATTAGCTCAAATAGTTAGGAAAAACCCTAAAACTCTTGTTATCAACTTTTCATCATTTCCTCAAGTTATACCGGACGTTTTAAAAGCAATACACAACTCTGGACTTAATTTAAATCCACAGCAGGATGGAACTACATTGTATGTGCCTGTTCCTAAAGTGACAAAGGAACATAGAGAAGTCCTAGCAAAAAGTGCGAAAAGTCTGTACATTAAATGTAGAGATGCTGTTAAGGACATTCAAAATGACTATATCAAGAAGAACAAGAAACAAACCACCGTATCTGAAGACTTAATTTTCAGTGTAAATAAGCAAATAACGGCACTGTGTGATGAATACCTTGTCGAAGcaaaaaaaatttatgaaacCAAACATAATGAATTGCTTggcaaataa